The following coding sequences are from one Neurospora crassa OR74A linkage group I, whole genome shotgun sequence window:
- a CDS encoding rab protein geranylgeranyltransferase component A, with translation MAMGSIGDTLWDVVICGTGLQQSLLALSLSRSGKNILHIDPNDYYGGAEAAFSLQEAESWVDRLATEDKGLFRSASITKPDVVGLSFPRAYSLALAPQLIHARSELLSQLVSSRAYRQVEFLAVGSFYIFKAPVGPEQQPSLVRIPSTREDVFSTTAISAKAKRGLMKFLRFVLDYDSPEQRDAWKPFADKPLVDFLQEHFKMDTELKTYIITLTLSLDGRITTEDGLFIVHRHLTSMGHFGPGFAALYPKWGGISEIAQVACRAGAVGGAVYMLGAGIKSMETATDEIELELTSGDKVKTKLLVRGDESVGDEPSISRLVAVVDSPLKTLFESTVDGAPTPCVAVVALPPGSLTTPGEANTDPVYVFAHSSGTGECPNGQSVLYLSTMVTPNSKEILSRSLESLLSAVDPDRVPQCLYQLYYEQAAGVKQSRLDGLILDLPGPSLSLLMDDASLNHVREAWKKVVGGAVDDAEYMVFTDREPVDDDDYE, from the exons ATGGCGATGGGATCTATCGGCGATACCCTTTGGGATGTCGTCATCTGCGGCACCGGACTGCAGCAGTCTCTGCTTGCACT ATCCCTCTCGCGATCGGGCAAGAACATTTTGCACATAGACCCCAACGACTACTATGGCGGGGCGGAAGCGGCTTTCAGCCTGCAAGAAGCTGAGTCCTGGGTTGACCGTCTGGCCACCGAGGACAAAGGCCTCTTCAGGTCCGCGTCTATCACCAAGCCGGATGTCGTGGGTCTCTCCTTCCCCAGAGCGTACTCGCTGGCACTGGCACCGCAGTTGATCCACGCCCGCTCGGAGCTGCTATCTCAATTGGTTTCTTCCCGGGCGTACCGGCAGGTGGAATTCCTCGCCGTCGGATCGTTCTACATTTTCAAAGCACCTGTCGGCCCTGAACAGCAACCCAGCCTTGTCCGCATTCCTTCCACCCGCGAAGATGTCTTTTCAACTACTGCTATATCGGCCAAGGCGAAGCGCGGACTGATGAAGTTTCTACGGTTTGTGCTGGACTACGACAGTCCGGAGCAGAGAGATGCCTGGAAGCCTTTTGCCGATAAACCCTTGGTGGACTTCTTACAGGAGCACTTCAAGATGGATACCGAGCTCAAGACCTACATCATCACCCTCACGCTTTCGCTGGATGGCCGCATCACTACCGAGGATGGATTGTTCATCGTCCATCGCCATCTTACCTCTATGGGTCACTTTGGCCCCGGCTTTGCTGCTCTCTATCCCAAATGGGGCGGTATCTCCGAGATTGCCCAGGTCGCCTGTAGAGCCGGTGCGGTCGGTGGTGCTGTCTACATGCTTGGCGCTGGTATCAAGTCAATGGAGACTGCTACTGACGAGATCGAGCTCGAGTTGACCAGCGGCGACAAGGTGAAAACCAAGTTGCTCGTGCGTGGAGACGAAAGCGTTGGTGACGAGCCGAGCATCAGCAGGCTAGTGGCCGTTGTTGATTCTCCGCTCAAGACCTTGTTTGAGTCTACCGTCGACGGGGCGCCGACTCCCTGCGTTGCGGTCGTCGCTCTGCCTCCGGGTTCACTAACAACACCTGGCGAAGCAAACACTGACCCAGTCTATGTTTTCGCTCACTCGAGCGGCACTGGCGAATGTCCCAATGGTCAGA GTGTCTTATACTTGTCCACAATGGTGACTCCTAACTCCAAGGAGATCTTGAGTCGCTCTCTTGAATCCTTGCTTTCCGCTGTGGACCCTGATCGAGTCCCCCAGTGCTTGTATCAGTTATACTATGAACAGGCTGCTGGTGTCAAGCAAAGTCGACTTGATGGGTTGATTCTTGATCTGCCAGGCCCATCTCTTTCCCTCTTGATGGACGATGCATCGCTGAATCATGTCCGTGAGGCGTGGAAGAAGGTCGTTGGCGGCGCAGTTGATGATGCAGAGTACATGGTCTTCACTGATCGTGAACccgtggatgatgatgattatgAATGA
- a CDS encoding phosphoribosylaminoimidazole carboxylase — protein sequence MSLRQKSDKMGSSNPVIGLLGGGQLGRMLCEAANPLGIDIAILDEKNSPAKQAHNTNRHVTGSFKDPVKIRELAARSDYLSVEIEHVETEVLEDIEKNGVEIKLADGSVAIHKPPIHPSWRTIRLIQDKYLQKEHFRTSKTKIPIADQMAIESGESALKSLQEAADKFGFPFMLKARKGSYDGRGNFKVNSAEDFAPAIEALGKLPLYAEKWAPFVKELAVMVIRTEDDEGNLRKCVAYPAVETIHEDSICTKVFMPPRGVDDNVCEQARKLACDVISTLWGRGVFAVEMFLLEDGSLMINEVAPRPHNSGHYTIEAVPYMSQYKAQLYSVLDLPVPDELTPRVSSSIMLNILGGAAPNSHHKLARLARTTYGDDFDVYLHLYNKESKPTRKIGHITLTGFSSIEDLEKAAEPFISMVDQIREERLAASAEQLRPQEEAKASNKTNPGGANPVEGNNSDQPLVLVTMGSDSDLPVLKAGLDILKEFKVPYALDITSAHRTPKYMMKVAGEAAKKGIKVIIAAAGGAAHLPGMISSETPLPVIGVPVKATHLDGLDSLLSIVQMPRGVPTATVGINNSTNAALLAIRILGSFIPQYQEHMSRYQLQMEEAVIEKGGKLRTGGDVAYLEGMKKTK from the exons ATGAGCCTCAGACAAAAATCCGACAAGATGGGAAGCAGCAACCCGGTCATTGGCCTTCTCGGTGGCGGCCAATTGGGTCGTATGCTCTGTGAGGCCGCAAACCCCCTCGGCATCGACATCGCCATTCTCGACGAGAAGAACTCCCCTGCTAAGCAGGCCCATAACACCAACCGCCATGTCACTGGTTCTTTCAAGGACCCGGTCAAGATTCGTGAGCTCGCTGCTCGTTCCGACTATCTTTCTGTTGAAATCGAGCATGTCGAAACCGAGGTTCTCGAGGATATCGAAAAGAATGGCGTCGAGATCAAGCTCGCCGATGGCTCCGTTGCTATTCACAAGCCGCCTATCCATCCTTCCTGGAGAACTATCCGTCTCATTCAGGACAAGTATCTTCAGAAGGAACACTTCCGGACCAGCAAGACCAAAATTCCTATTGCTGATCAGATGGCTATCGAGTCGGGCGAGTCGGCTCTCAAGTCCCTCCAGGAAGCTGCTGACAAGTTTGGCTTTCCCTTCATGCTCAAGGCCAGGAAGGGAAGCTATGATGGAAGAGGAAACTTCAAGGTCAACAGTGCAGAGGACTTTGCCCCTGCTATCGAGGCGTTGGGCAAGCTTCCTCTCTACGCGGAAAAGTGGGCTCCTTTCGTGAAGGAGCTTGCAGTCATGGTCATTCGTActgaggatgatgaaggcAATCTGAGAAAATGCGTCGCCTACCCCGCCGTTGAGACCATCCATGAAGACAGCATCTGCACGAAAGTCTTCATGCCGCCCAGGGGAGTGGACGACAATGTCTGTGAGCAGGCTAGGAAGCTGGCCTGTGATGTGATTAGTACCTTGTGGGGAAGGGGCGTCTTTGCCGTTGAGATGTTCCTCCTCGAGGACG GATCGTTGATGATCAACGAGGTCGCGCCTCGCCCCCACAACTCAGGCCACTACACCATTGAGGCCGTTCCTTACATGTCCCAATACAAGGCGCAGCTCTATTCCGTCCTTGATTTGCCTGTCCCTGACGAGCTCACCCCCAGAGTCTCATCTTCTATCATGCTTAACATCTTGGGTGGCGCCGCCCCCAACTCCCATCACAAGCTCGCTCGTCTTGCCAGGACGACGTACGGAGATGATTTTGATGTCTACCTCCATCTGTACAACAAGGAGTCCAAGCCTACTCGCAAGATCGGCCATATCACTCTGACAGGATTCTCCTCAATTGAGGATCTTGAGAAGGCTGCTGAGCCTTTCATCAGCATGGTCGATCAAATCAGAGAGGAGCGtcttgctgcttctgctgagCAACTTCGTCCccaggaggaggccaaggctaGTAACAAAACGAACCCCGGAGGAGCTAACCCTGTGGAGGGAAATAACTCGGATCAGCCCTTGGTACTGGTCACGATGGGCTCTGACTCCGACTTGCCCGTCCTCAAGGCCGGTCTTGATATCCTGAAGGAATTCAAGGTCCCGTATGCGCTCGACATCACCTCTGCCCATCGTACTCCCAAGTACATGATGAAGGTTGCCGGCGAGGCAGCGAAGAAGGGCATCAAGGTCAttattgctgctgctggtggagcCGCTCATCTTCCTGGCATGATCTCCTCGGAGACTCCGCTCCCTGTCATTGGTGTCCCTGTCAAGGCAACACACCTCGACGGACTTGACAGTCTTTTGAGCATCGTGCAGATGCCT AGGGGCGTTCCCACTGCTACTGTCGGCATCAACAACTCTACCAACGCCGCCCTTCTTGCCATCAGGATCTTGGGCTCCTTCATCCCTCAGTACCAGGAGCATATGAGTAGATATCAGCTTCAAATGGAGGAGGCCGTCATTGAGAAGGGGGGCAAGTTGCGGACCGGAGGCGATGTTGCGTATCTTGAGGGCATGAAGAAAACAAAGTAA
- a CDS encoding tRNA-dihydrouridine synthase 4 has protein sequence MEATPERSNQDIVHPLKLFDIAKSEKRLLYTLAPMVRYGKLAFRQTVHDYGTDLCWTPMILAKEFNRNRFARDSDLTISTNGPQPPTVVQFGANDPQELARASTLVAPYAGGVDLNCGCPQSWACAETLGAALMEKRELVRDMVIETREYLRRDGWGVGKERDVDNPKGRSVSVKIRVHKDLRKTMDFITTVLGPSQDRHIDWLTIHPRTRQTPSSTPINVEALEILTSTFGDKVPILLSGDVFTLNSLPFTSPLLDPANTPTLTSKSITTDNVEKKKTPQSPLLNLPKLSGLMSARAILANPALYAGYDACPWEAVETFMSHLARAPLPFKLVQHHLSEMCAPGMGPNKNALLSKPERNAMLSCTNMVDLVDFLDEKAREKGYGDEFGLRRVV, from the exons ATGGAGGCCACTCCGGAAAGATCTAACCAGGATATTGTTCA TCCGCTCAAGCTCTTTGATATTGCAAAGAGTGAAAAAAGACTTCTTTACACTTTGGCGCCCATGGTGAGGTATGGCAAG CTTGCCTTCCGTCAAACCGTACATGACTATGGTACAGATCTTTGCTGGACGCCCATGATTCTTGCCAAAGAGTTCAACAGGAACCGATTTGCCAGAGATAGTGATCTCACTATCTCCACAAACGGACCTCAACCTCCAACAGTGGTACAATTTGGTGCCAACGATCCCCAGGAGTTAGCCCGAGCGTCTACCCTCGTAGCTCCTTACGCCGGCGGCGTGGATCTAAACTGCGGATGCCCTCAGTCATGGGCGTGCGCCGAGACGCTTGGTGCCGCGCTGATGGAAAAGCGAGAACTGGTGCGGGACATGGTCATTGAGACTCGAGAGTATCTGAGACGAGATGGATGGGGTGttgggaaggagagggatgTCGATAACCCCAAGGGAAGGAGCGTCAGCGTCAAGATCCGTGTTCACAAAGACTTGAG AAAAACGATGGacttcatcaccaccgtcCTGGGCCCCTCGCAGGACCGCCACATCGACTGGCTTACTATTCACCCTCGCACTCGCCAAACCCCGTCCAGCACACCCATCAACGTCGAAGCGCTTGAGATCCTCACCAGCACCTTCGGCGACAAAGTCCCCATTCTCCTCTCAGGCGACGTCTTCACCCTCAACTCTCTCCCCTTCACCTCCCCTTTGCTAGATCCAGCCAACACACCCACCCTCACCAGCaagtccatcaccaccgataatgttgagaaaaagaaaacaccaCAATCCCCTCTGCTTAACCTCCCCAAACTCTCCGGGCTAATGTCCGCCCgcgccatcctcgccaacccGGCCCTCTACGCCGGCTACGACGCATGCCCGTGGGAGGCCGTGGAGACGTTCATGAGCCACCTGGCACGGGCGCCGCTGCCCTTCAAGCTTGTGCAGCACCACCTCAGCGAGATGTGTGCGCCGGGCATGGGACCGAACAAGAATGCCCTGCTGAGCAAGCCGGAGCGTAACGCCATGCTGAGTTGCACGAATATGGTTGACTTGGTGGATTTCTTGGATGAGAaggcgagggagaaggggtatGGAGATGAGTTTGggttgaggagggtggtgtgA
- a CDS encoding cyclin Pch1, protein MSYRPPREGYQPPSLGLPAKPPPPVDNRLSKSPVRRRDVPPAVPSPPSHSTRTSPPRPHSTKSVASPATVRPPSSPQKLPVARPDQWYFTPDEVASTPSIIDGLSVSEERLRRAKGVNFIFQAGIMLDLPQITLWVAGVFFHRFYMRRSMVEEKGGIHHYNIAATALFLANKTEENCRKTKDLIIAVAKVAQKNTKLIIDEQSKEYWRWRDSILNYEEVMLEQLTFDLMVGIPYHPLYEFLNMLEQDIPLQQQESSQPQQDLSKQKQHLVRNKAFRNAAWTYCNDLCLTVLPLLLNARDIAISAIFFAASILKEKVDDVDGEAWWKYLKGDEGKVCMAMDVITEFYKENPLRKQDNRMSPSPTFNLESTRRRLGTASSQQEGDGTPMETDRSTQSPRSSSGRHRDNGNTNGTLEEYEERSQPQHIKQEGGISASEAQNGPATKGSSEAKSASVIKSEPDSATSGLDARTEQAPMSSISHRGDSDALLKEAANNLAIHERRPNDSRLQSPPGAKRKGSVSDPAVEGEPENKRARTVTSDEDEGEINGN, encoded by the exons ATGTCATATCGTCCTCCGCGGGAGGGCTACCAGCCACCATCGCTCGGGCTCCCCGCAAaacctccgccgccggttGACAATCGTTTGTCAAAATCGCCGGTGAGAAGACGCGATGTGCCCCCTGCCGTGCCATCGCCACCTTCACACTCGACCCGGACGTCACCTCCCCGGCCACACTCGACTAAGAGCGTAGCGTCACCGGCAACAGTACGCCCACCGTCGAGCCCCCAAAAACTACCGGTCGCGCGTCCCGATCAGTGGTACTTTACACCCGACGAAGTAGCGAGCACACCCAGCATCATAGATGGACTCTCTGTGTCGGAAGAGCGCCTACGAAGGGCCAAAGGCGTCAACTTTATTTTTCAGGCTGGCATCATGCTTGACCTCCCGCAAATCACATTGTGGGTTGCCGGCGTGTTCTTCCACCGCTTTTACATGCGAAGAAGCATGGTGGAAGAGAAGGGTGGCATTCATCACTAC AATATCGCTGCTACAGCGCTCTTCCTCGCGAATAAGACAGAAGAAAATTGCCGTAAAACAAAAGATCTGATCATTGCGGTCGCAAAAGTCGCCCAGAAAAATACGAAGCTGATCATCGACGAACAAAGTAAGGAATATTGGCGGTGGCGCGACAGTATTCTTAACTACGAGGAGGTGATGCTGGAGCAGTTGACATTTGATCTCATGGTCGGGATTCCATACCACCCACTATACGAGTTTCTTAACATGCTAGAGCAGGACATTCCTCTGCAGCAACAAGAAAGCAGTCAACCGCAGCAAGATCTCtccaagcagaagcagcatcTGGTTCGCAACAAGGCCTTCCGTAACGCCGCTTGGACTTATTGCAACGACTTGTGCCTCACAGTCCTGCCCTTGCTACTCAATGCGCGCGACATCGCCATCAGTGCCATCTTTTTCGCCGCTTCCATCCTCAAGGAGAAAGTAGACGATGTCGACGGGGAGGCCTGGTGGAAATACCTTAAGGGGGACGAGGGCAAGGTGTGCATGGCTATGGATGTCATTACCGAGTTCTATAAGGAGAACCCATTGAGGAAACAGGATAACAGGATGTCTCCGTCTCCCACGTTCAACCTCGAGAGTACTAGGCGTAGACTTGGAACGGCATCTAGTCAGCAGGAGGGCGATGGTACTCCGATGGAGACAGACCGCAGTACACAGAGCCCTAGGAGCTCCAGTGGCCGCCATCGTGATAACGGCAACACCAATGGCACACTAGAGGAGTATGAGGAGAGGTCGCAGCCACAGCATATCAAGCAGGAAGGCGGGATATCGGCTTCGGAGGCCCAGAACGGTCCAGCGACGAAGGGCTCTTCAGAGGCAAAGTCAGCTTCCGTTATCAAGAGCGAACCGGACAGCGCTACTTCGGGTCTTGATGCAAGGACGGAGCAGGCGCCGATGTCGTCCATTTCGCACAGAGGAGATTCCGACGCTTTACTAAAAGAAGCCGCCAACAATCTGGCAATACATGAACGAAGGCCGAACGACAGCAGACTACAGTCACCCCCCGGGGCGAAGCGTAAGGGCTCCGTGTCCGATCCGGCGGTGGAAGGTGAACCGGAGAATAAGCGGGCGCGGACGGTTACGagcgatgaggatgaaggagaaATCAACGGGAATTAG
- a CDS encoding pre-mRNA splicing factor, producing MHPARRAYVEEAEPEQDRGGMDLDSVPLDRDYDIPGAGAGIAPEKASVLLSQFERKRLAASIAVPTDDGRVRAKLREMGEPVTLFGEGPADRRDRLRELMTQQAEKGGQESADVEMRDAENEEDEAGDQEEEFYTTGSPELLQARIDIAHYSIPRAKKRIEFQKKESTIPLRTHVKHRKEIKEKLQGFELQGSQTAGERHISMTRISPDGNMVATGNWGGQVKLIEIPTLEPRKTLRGHTNKVSGLCWMPGATLPERNVSPDTVNLASGGAEGQIHLWSLNQDTPLRTLSGHSQRVCRVEFHPSGKYLASASEDTSWRMWDVETGTELLLQEGHSRGVYAVSYNSDGSLLASAGLDSIGRIWDLRTGRTAMILDGHQDGHIKPIYGLDWGSDGYRVLTASADGWIKCWDVRKVERIGGIGAHTSAVADVRWFKGLDDPLEGVPPGEDEKGMQIPKKSGTFMVSAGFDHKVNIFSADDWALVQSLSGHTGPVASVDVSRDGKWIVSGGHDRTVKLWGRNDSRSLYDS from the exons ATGCATCCGGCGCGTAGAGCCTACGTGGAGGAGGCCGAGCCTGAG CAGGATCGCGGAGGCATGGATCTAGACTCCGTCC CCCTCGATCGCGACTACGACATCCCCGGTGCTGGGGCTGGTATTGCCCCAGAGAAGGCCTCCGTTCTTCTATCGCAGTTTGAACGAAAACGATTAGCGGCTTCGATTGCTGTTCCTACCGACGATGGCCGGGTACGAGCCAAATTGCGAGAGATGGGCGAGCCTGTCACCCTCTTCGGCGAGGGTCCGGCAGACAGACGCGACAGATTACGAGAACTCATGACACAACAAGCCGAAAAGGGAGGTCAGGAAAGTGCCGATGTGGAGATGCGGGACGCCGAaaacgaggaagatgaagccgGCGACCAAGAGGAGGAATTTTACACTACTGGAAGCCCGGAACTGCTCCAGGCCCGCATCGACATCGCTCACTACTCAATCCCGAGAGCTAAGAAGCGCATCGAGTTCCAGAAGAAGGAGTCCACCATCCCACTGCGGACACATGTCAAACACCGAAAagagatcaaggagaagctTCAAGGGTTTGAATTGCAAGGCAGTCAAACGGCAGGAGAGCGGCACATCAGCATGACAAGGATCTCGCCTGATGGAAACATGGTCGCAACTGGCAATTGGGGCGGACAGGTCAAACTCATCGAAATCCCAACCCTTGAGCCAAGGAAGACTTTGAGGGGCCACACCAACAAAGTCAGCGGCCTATGCTGGATGCCTGGAGCTACACTGCCGGAGCGCAATGTTTCTCCCGACACAGTCAATCTCGCTTCCGGAGGAGCGGAAGGCCAGATTCATCTCTGGTCTTTGAACCAAGACACGCCTTTGAGAACTCTCTCAGGACACTCGCAACGAGTATGTCGTGTAGAGTTCCATCCATCGGGCAAGTATCTGGCTTCTGCCTCAGAAGACACGTCATGGAGGATGTGGGATGTTGAAACCGGCACCGAGCTCCTTCTCCAGGAAGGTCACTCTCGCGGTGTATACGCTGTCAGTTATAACAGTGACGGATCGCTACTCGCTAGCGCGGGTTTGGACAGTATCGGAAGAATCTGGGATCTGCGGACAGGACGGACTGCCATGATTCTAGATGGGCATCAGGACGGCCATATCAAGCCTATTTATGGTTTGGACTGGGGCTCGGACGGTTACAGGGTGCTCACGGCGTCTGCTGATGGTTGGATCAAATGCTGGGACGTTAGAAAAGTGGAAAGAATTGGAGGCATTGGTGCCCATACAAGTGCAGTGGCCGACGTGCGGTGGTTCAAGGGGTTGGATGACCCGTTGGAAGGAGTGCCTCCTGGCGAAGATGAAAAGGGAATGCAAATTCCCAAAAAATCCGGCACCTTTATGGTGTCGGCAGGCTTTGACCACAAGGTGAACATATTTTCCGCTGACGACTGGGCCTTGGTTCAGTCTCTCAGCGGCCACACAGGGCCTGTTGCGAGTGTTGACGTTAGCCGGGATGGAAAATGGATTGTAAGCGGTGGCCATGACCGGACGGTCAAACTTTGGGGAAGAAACGACTCCAGGAGCTTGTATGATTCCTGA
- a CDS encoding pre-mRNA splicing factor, variant, with protein sequence MDLDSVPLDRDYDIPGAGAGIAPEKASVLLSQFERKRLAASIAVPTDDGRVRAKLREMGEPVTLFGEGPADRRDRLRELMTQQAEKGGQESADVEMRDAENEEDEAGDQEEEFYTTGSPELLQARIDIAHYSIPRAKKRIEFQKKESTIPLRTHVKHRKEIKEKLQGFELQGSQTAGERHISMTRISPDGNMVATGNWGGQVKLIEIPTLEPRKTLRGHTNKVSGLCWMPGATLPERNVSPDTVNLASGGAEGQIHLWSLNQDTPLRTLSGHSQRVCRVEFHPSGKYLASASEDTSWRMWDVETGTELLLQEGHSRGVYAVSYNSDGSLLASAGLDSIGRIWDLRTGRTAMILDGHQDGHIKPIYGLDWGSDGYRVLTASADGWIKCWDVRKVERIGGIGAHTSAVADVRWFKGLDDPLEGVPPGEDEKGMQIPKKSGTFMVSAGFDHKVNIFSADDWALVQSLSGHTGPVASVDVSRDGKWIVSGGHDRTVKLWGRNDSRSLYDS encoded by the exons ATGGATCTAGACTCCGTCC CCCTCGATCGCGACTACGACATCCCCGGTGCTGGGGCTGGTATTGCCCCAGAGAAGGCCTCCGTTCTTCTATCGCAGTTTGAACGAAAACGATTAGCGGCTTCGATTGCTGTTCCTACCGACGATGGCCGGGTACGAGCCAAATTGCGAGAGATGGGCGAGCCTGTCACCCTCTTCGGCGAGGGTCCGGCAGACAGACGCGACAGATTACGAGAACTCATGACACAACAAGCCGAAAAGGGAGGTCAGGAAAGTGCCGATGTGGAGATGCGGGACGCCGAaaacgaggaagatgaagccgGCGACCAAGAGGAGGAATTTTACACTACTGGAAGCCCGGAACTGCTCCAGGCCCGCATCGACATCGCTCACTACTCAATCCCGAGAGCTAAGAAGCGCATCGAGTTCCAGAAGAAGGAGTCCACCATCCCACTGCGGACACATGTCAAACACCGAAAagagatcaaggagaagctTCAAGGGTTTGAATTGCAAGGCAGTCAAACGGCAGGAGAGCGGCACATCAGCATGACAAGGATCTCGCCTGATGGAAACATGGTCGCAACTGGCAATTGGGGCGGACAGGTCAAACTCATCGAAATCCCAACCCTTGAGCCAAGGAAGACTTTGAGGGGCCACACCAACAAAGTCAGCGGCCTATGCTGGATGCCTGGAGCTACACTGCCGGAGCGCAATGTTTCTCCCGACACAGTCAATCTCGCTTCCGGAGGAGCGGAAGGCCAGATTCATCTCTGGTCTTTGAACCAAGACACGCCTTTGAGAACTCTCTCAGGACACTCGCAACGAGTATGTCGTGTAGAGTTCCATCCATCGGGCAAGTATCTGGCTTCTGCCTCAGAAGACACGTCATGGAGGATGTGGGATGTTGAAACCGGCACCGAGCTCCTTCTCCAGGAAGGTCACTCTCGCGGTGTATACGCTGTCAGTTATAACAGTGACGGATCGCTACTCGCTAGCGCGGGTTTGGACAGTATCGGAAGAATCTGGGATCTGCGGACAGGACGGACTGCCATGATTCTAGATGGGCATCAGGACGGCCATATCAAGCCTATTTATGGTTTGGACTGGGGCTCGGACGGTTACAGGGTGCTCACGGCGTCTGCTGATGGTTGGATCAAATGCTGGGACGTTAGAAAAGTGGAAAGAATTGGAGGCATTGGTGCCCATACAAGTGCAGTGGCCGACGTGCGGTGGTTCAAGGGGTTGGATGACCCGTTGGAAGGAGTGCCTCCTGGCGAAGATGAAAAGGGAATGCAAATTCCCAAAAAATCCGGCACCTTTATGGTGTCGGCAGGCTTTGACCACAAGGTGAACATATTTTCCGCTGACGACTGGGCCTTGGTTCAGTCTCTCAGCGGCCACACAGGGCCTGTTGCGAGTGTTGACGTTAGCCGGGATGGAAAATGGATTGTAAGCGGTGGCCATGACCGGACGGTCAAACTTTGGGGAAGAAACGACTCCAGGAGCTTGTATGATTCCTGA
- the stk-11 gene encoding serine/threonine-protein kinase psk1, variant codes for MFRSPATPALKTVRGFHSTPAASGDEDSDCCLSPDPRKGLATKSSRSTLMVDDVVSANCSPSLRPVVSPAMSGISMLRMHQDIQALSLDTAASSRASSMTSKLGRRVLSGGPARQTGYKRSNSSGTSSGDETASVATESYEINLEHDFAVDGNLSTTIGSTEAVEIGSDGGVARSQKMTADDFEPLRCLGKGTYGTVLLVKQRTTGRLFAQKQFKKASLVVHKKLVEQTKTERQILESVNRHPFVVKLFYAFQDQEKLYLILEYGQGGELFTHLNTEKMFSESTAAFYMAEMVLALSHLHTTLGVVYRDLKPENCLLDSEGHLLLTDFGLSKVAIESEECNSMLGTVEYMAPEVIQGKKYGRSVDWWSLGALGFDLMTGNPPFRGGNNAKIQENIVKQKLIMPYFLTAEAKDLLTRLLRKDPAKRLGSNMPKDLDTIKKHRFFRKIDWKKLAARELEPPIQPMITDPELAENFAPEFTELSLSPVVSRLEERYAAAAAKDDLFGGFSFVASNSLLDGDGFGMRVGTNML; via the coding sequence ATGTTCAGATCTCCAGCAACTCCCGCACTCAAGACAGTTCGTGGCTTCCACAGCACCCCGGCTGCATCCGGCGATGAGGATTCCGACTGCTGTCTCTCGCCCGACCCTCGCAAGGGATTGGCAACCAAGAGCAGCAGAAGTACGCTCATGGTGGACGATGTTGTCAGTGCCAATTGCAGCCCGTCTTTGAGGCCCGTTGTCTCGCCTGCCATGAGCGGAATCAGCATGCTACGGATGCACCAGGATATTCAGGCCCTCAGCCTCGACACTGCTGCCTCTTCACGTGCTAGTTCCATGACGTCGAAGCTTGGTCGCCGTGTTCTTTCTGGCGGCCCGGCCCGCCAAACCGGCTACAagcgcagcaacagcagcggcACCAGTTCTGGGGATGAGACAGCATCCGTGGCCACCGAGAGCTACGAAATCAACTTGGAGCACGATTTTGCCGTCGATGGGAACCTCAGCACTACAATTGGTTCTACCGAAGCCGTGGAAATTGGCTCTGACGGTGGCGTTGCCCGCTCGCAGAAGATGACCGCGGATGACTTTGAGCCCCTACGATGTCTGGGCAAGGGAACGTATGGTACCGTTCTACTGGTAAAGCAACGTACCACTGGCCGTCTCTTTGCGCAGAAGCAGTTCAAGAAAGCATCTCTCGTGGTGCACAAGAAGCTGGTTGAGCAGACCAAGACGGAACGCCAGATTCTGGAAAGCGTCAATCGCCACCCTTTTGTGGTTAAGCTCTTCTACGCCTTTCAGGATCAGGAAAAGTTGTATCTCATTCTTGAATACGGCCAAGGCGGTGAGCTCTTCACCCACCTGAACACCGAAAAGATGTTTTCGGAGTCGACGGCAGCCTTTTACATGGCGGAGATGGTTCTTGCCCTGTCCCATCTTCATACCACCCTGGGCGTCGTCTATCGAGACCTCAAGCCCGAGAACTGCCTCCTCGACTCCGAAGGCCACCTTCTTTTGACCGACTTTGGCCTTTCCAAGGTGGCGATTGAATCTGAGGAGTGCAATTCGATGCTTGGTACCGTGGAATACATGGCTCCCGAGGTTATCCAGGGCAAGAAATACGGCCGCTCGGTTGATTGGTGGTCTCTCGGTGCCCTTGGCTTCGACCTGATGACGGGCAATCCTCCGTTCCGTGGAGGGAACAATGCCAAGATCCAGGAGAATATTGTCAAGCAGAAGCTCATCATGCCCTACTTCCTGACTGCGGAGGCCAAGGACCTGCTGACGCGGTTGCTGCGCAAGGATCCAGCCAAGCGCTTAGGCTCAAACATGCCCAAGGATTTAGACACCATCAAGAAGCACCGGTTCTTCCGCAAGATCGACTGGAAGAAGCTTGCGGCTCGTGAACTCGAGCCTCCTATCCAGCCCATGATTACGGATCCAGAGCTTGCGGAGAACTTTGCGCCCGAGTTCACAGAGCTGAGCCTCAGTCCAGTTGTCAGTCGCTTGGAGGAGCGATATGCGGCCGCCGCTGCCAAGGATGATCTCTTTGGAGGATTCAGCTTTGTTGCATCGAACAGCCTCTTGGACGGTGATGGCTTTGGAATGCGTGTCGGGACCAATATGCTCTAA